A window of Thermosipho affectus contains these coding sequences:
- the rplN gene encoding 50S ribosomal protein L14 codes for MIINESYLNVADNSGAKLLRVIRVMGGSRRKWGTVGDIVVCSVRDAVPNGDLKKGDVVKAVIVRTKKEIRRPDGSYIRFDDNAAVVIDKYNEPKGTRVFGPVAKELREKGFMKIVSLAPEVF; via the coding sequence ATGATAATCAATGAAAGCTACCTCAACGTGGCTGATAACTCAGGTGCAAAACTTTTAAGGGTAATTAGGGTAATGGGTGGTTCCAGAAGGAAATGGGGAACGGTTGGAGATATTGTTGTCTGCAGCGTAAGAGATGCAGTTCCAAATGGAGATTTAAAAAAAGGTGATGTAGTTAAAGCGGTTATTGTTAGAACGAAAAAAGAAATAAGAAGACCTGATGGTTCATATATTCGTTTTGATGATAATGCTGCTGTTGTGATTGATAAATATAACGAGCCTAAGGGGACACGTGTTTTTGGACCAGTGGCAAAGGAATTAAGAGAAAAAGGTTTTATGAAAATAGTCTCCTTAGCGCCGGAAGTATTTTAA
- the rplX gene encoding 50S ribosomal protein L24, which translates to MARKIRKGDMVKVLSGKDKGKTGEVITVIPKEDKVIVRGVNIVKRHQRPNAQMRQGGIIEKEAPIYVSKVALVCPSCGNATRVGFKFLEDGKKVRYCKKCGEVIDK; encoded by the coding sequence GTGGCAAGAAAAATAAGAAAAGGAGATATGGTAAAGGTATTATCTGGAAAGGACAAGGGAAAAACAGGTGAAGTAATTACAGTGATTCCAAAAGAGGATAAGGTTATAGTCAGAGGGGTAAATATTGTAAAAAGACATCAAAGGCCAAATGCACAGATGAGGCAAGGAGGAATAATTGAGAAAGAGGCTCCTATATATGTTTCAAAGGTTGCATTAGTGTGTCCAAGTTGTGGAAATGCTACAAGAGTTGGATTTAAATTCTTAGAAGACGGTAAAAAAGTAAGGTACTGTAAGAAATGCGGAGAAGTCATAGATAAGTAA
- the rplE gene encoding 50S ribosomal protein L5: MQYIPLKEKYEKEIRNAMMKEFGYKNIHQVPRLEKIVINMGIGEGSRNKDVIDIHAKELALIAGQKPVVTRAKKSISNFKIRKGMPIGLKVTLRGINMYNFLYKLINLVLPKVRDFRGLNPNGFDGRGNYSFGLTEQLVFPEISPDQVRRVQGMDIVIVTTAKTDEEARKLLELFGFPFKRQ, encoded by the coding sequence ATGCAGTACATACCATTAAAGGAAAAATATGAAAAAGAAATTAGAAATGCAATGATGAAAGAATTTGGCTATAAAAACATTCACCAAGTTCCAAGATTGGAAAAGATAGTTATAAATATGGGAATTGGTGAAGGTTCAAGAAATAAAGATGTTATAGATATCCACGCAAAGGAATTAGCTTTAATTGCAGGTCAAAAACCTGTGGTAACAAGAGCAAAAAAGAGTATATCTAATTTTAAAATAAGAAAAGGTATGCCAATAGGATTGAAAGTTACTTTAAGAGGAATCAATATGTACAACTTTTTGTATAAGCTCATTAATCTTGTACTGCCAAAAGTTAGAGACTTTAGGGGATTGAATCCAAATGGTTTTGATGGAAGGGGAAACTACTCATTTGGTTTGACAGAACAATTGGTATTTCCAGAGATTTCTCCTGATCAAGTAAGAAGAGTACAAGGTATGGATATTGTAATTGTCACAACAGCAAAAACCGATGAGGAAGCTAGGAAGTTACTTGAACTCTTTGGATTTCCTTTTAAAAGACAATAA
- a CDS encoding type Z 30S ribosomal protein S14 translates to MARKGLVERWKKPKKFKTREYTRCKICGRAHSVYREFGVCRVCFRKMANEGKLPGVRKATW, encoded by the coding sequence ATGGCAAGAAAAGGTCTTGTAGAAAGATGGAAGAAACCCAAAAAATTTAAAACAAGAGAGTATACAAGATGTAAGATATGTGGACGTGCACATTCTGTTTATAGAGAATTTGGTGTATGTAGGGTTTGTTTTAGAAAAATGGCCAACGAGGGAAAACTCCCGGGAGTTAGGAAGGCAACATGGTAA
- the rpsH gene encoding 30S ribosomal protein S8 — MWSDPIADMLTRIRNANVALKEQVDVPASNLKKAIAEILKTEGFIKDYTYIEDGKQGIIRIQMKYKGTRRNRERVIHGIVRISKPGRRIYVDKDHLPKVKNGLGIAILTTSKGVMTDKMAREIGVGGEVIAYIW; from the coding sequence ATGTGGAGCGATCCAATAGCTGACATGCTCACTCGAATAAGAAATGCTAACGTTGCATTAAAAGAACAAGTAGATGTTCCAGCATCAAATTTAAAGAAAGCAATAGCTGAAATTTTGAAAACAGAAGGATTTATTAAAGATTACACATATATTGAGGATGGGAAACAAGGAATCATCAGAATTCAAATGAAATACAAAGGTACAAGGAGAAATAGAGAAAGAGTAATTCACGGAATTGTTAGAATTTCAAAGCCAGGAAGAAGGATTTATGTGGATAAAGATCATCTTCCAAAGGTTAAAAATGGATTAGGAATAGCAATTTTAACAACTTCTAAAGGCGTTATGACTGACAAAATGGCAAGAGAAATTGGAGTTGGCGGAGAAGTAATCGCCTATATCTGGTAA
- the rplF gene encoding 50S ribosomal protein L6, protein MSRIANKPIVIPNGVEVKVEGNVFKVKGPKGELSQEFLPYVKVEINENEVNVKPNVEFMKRKSDLKKMKMFTGTYWRLFNNMVIGVTQGFKKELEIVGIGYRAQLQGKKLVMNLGYAHPVEMEIPSDVTVEVPSPNKIIVSGIDKQRVGQVAADIRRWREPNVYSGKGIRYVGEVVRLKEGKKA, encoded by the coding sequence ATGTCCCGTATAGCAAATAAACCTATAGTGATACCAAATGGCGTAGAAGTTAAGGTTGAAGGAAATGTTTTTAAGGTTAAAGGTCCAAAAGGTGAGTTGTCGCAAGAATTTTTACCTTATGTTAAAGTCGAGATTAATGAAAATGAAGTTAATGTAAAACCAAACGTTGAATTTATGAAAAGAAAGTCAGACTTAAAGAAAATGAAAATGTTTACAGGTACATACTGGAGATTGTTTAATAACATGGTTATTGGTGTTACACAAGGATTTAAAAAGGAATTAGAAATTGTTGGAATAGGTTACAGAGCACAGTTGCAAGGGAAAAAATTGGTTATGAACCTCGGATATGCGCATCCTGTTGAAATGGAAATACCATCTGATGTTACAGTGGAAGTCCCAAGTCCAAATAAAATAATAGTGAGCGGAATTGATAAACAAAGAGTAGGGCAAGTGGCAGCGGATATAAGAAGGTGGAGAGAACCTAACGTATATTCAGGAAAAGGTATTAGATACGTAGGAGAAGTAGTAAGATTGAAAGAAGGAAAGAAAGCATAA
- the rplR gene encoding 50S ribosomal protein L18 produces MIKRENRNWRRKKRHLSIRKKIHGTAERPRLCVYKSEKHIYAQVIDDDKGHTLVAASTLDKELKEILKKTWNKEAAREVGKLIGKRAIEKGIKKVVFDRGGYRYHGRIAELAEGAREAGLEF; encoded by the coding sequence ATGATAAAAAGAGAAAATAGAAATTGGAGAAGGAAAAAGAGACACTTAAGTATAAGAAAAAAAATTCACGGTACAGCTGAAAGGCCAAGGTTGTGCGTATATAAAAGTGAGAAACACATATATGCACAGGTCATAGATGATGATAAAGGGCATACATTGGTAGCAGCATCAACTTTAGATAAGGAATTGAAGGAAATTTTGAAAAAGACTTGGAATAAAGAGGCAGCACGTGAAGTTGGAAAGTTAATTGGTAAAAGAGCAATCGAAAAAGGTATCAAGAAAGTGGTTTTTGATAGAGGTGGATACAGATATCACGGAAGAATTGCAGAACTTGCTGAAGGTGCTAGAGAAGCAGGCTTGGAATTTTAA
- the rpsE gene encoding 30S ribosomal protein S5: MADIAQKIKATGEDFEERIVEIRRTTKVTKGGKNLSFRVLAVVGNRNGKVGVGVGKAREVPDAIRKALSAARRNVFKVSIHNGTIPHEIVGRQDAAKVLLKPAAPGTGIISNGTVRAIVELAGIHNILTKSSGSTNPVVLAQATVNGLKNLLSLEKIAELRDITPKEVIYGVKKEG; encoded by the coding sequence ATGGCAGATATTGCACAGAAAATAAAGGCAACGGGTGAAGATTTCGAAGAAAGAATAGTGGAAATTAGAAGGACTACAAAAGTTACAAAGGGTGGGAAAAATCTTTCCTTTAGGGTGTTAGCCGTTGTTGGAAATAGAAATGGAAAAGTAGGAGTTGGCGTTGGAAAAGCAAGAGAAGTACCAGATGCTATAAGAAAAGCTTTATCAGCTGCAAGAAGAAACGTATTTAAGGTATCAATTCATAACGGTACGATTCCTCATGAAATTGTTGGAAGACAAGATGCAGCGAAAGTTTTGTTAAAACCAGCTGCACCAGGTACAGGTATTATCTCAAATGGAACAGTACGTGCTATTGTTGAATTGGCCGGTATTCACAATATATTGACAAAATCAAGTGGTTCAACCAATCCAGTTGTTTTGGCTCAAGCAACGGTTAATGGTTTGAAAAACCTCCTATCCTTGGAGAAAATAGCTGAATTAAGAGATATAACTCCAAAAGAAGTTATTTATGGTGTAAAGAAGGAGGGTTAA
- the rpmD gene encoding 50S ribosomal protein L30 gives MKKLKITLVKSPIGYKYDQKDTVKRLGLRKLNSTVIKEDIPQIRGMIRKVRHLVKVEEIEE, from the coding sequence ATGAAAAAGTTAAAAATAACCTTGGTTAAAAGTCCTATTGGATACAAATATGATCAAAAAGATACAGTTAAAAGACTTGGTTTGAGAAAGTTAAATTCAACGGTGATTAAAGAAGATATTCCTCAAATTAGAGGTATGATTAGAAAGGTAAGACATTTGGTTAAAGTTGAAGAAATAGAGGAATAA
- the rplO gene encoding 50S ribosomal protein L15 — MRLSDIKPTPGSMKKRTRVGRGIGSGKGKTSGKGHKGQKARGRGKVHIWFEGGQTPLHRRLPKFGFKNFAKKIYTVVNVEQLEKYFESGEEVTPDKLMEKGLIKKINDGVKILGNGEITKPLTVIAHAFSSSARRKIEAVGGKAEVI; from the coding sequence ATGAGATTATCCGATATAAAACCGACTCCTGGTTCTATGAAAAAAAGAACAAGAGTAGGTAGAGGAATAGGTTCTGGAAAAGGAAAAACTTCTGGAAAGGGACACAAAGGTCAAAAAGCAAGGGGAAGAGGAAAAGTTCATATTTGGTTTGAGGGTGGTCAGACACCTTTGCACAGAAGATTACCAAAATTTGGATTTAAAAACTTTGCTAAAAAGATTTACACAGTAGTAAATGTTGAGCAACTTGAGAAGTATTTTGAATCAGGAGAAGAAGTAACACCTGATAAATTAATGGAAAAAGGTTTAATTAAGAAAATTAATGATGGAGTAAAAATACTAGGAAATGGTGAAATAACAAAACCATTAACGGTAATTGCCCATGCCTTTAGTTCAAGTGCCAGGAGGAAGATAGAAGCCGTTGGCGGCAAGGCAGAGGTGATTTAA
- the secY gene encoding preprotein translocase subunit SecY, which translates to MWKALKNAFKIPELRDRIIFTLLMLIVFRLGIYIPVPGVNLKAWGVAFSQMGTGAAGGLMSFYDVFTGGAFRRFSIFAMSVTPYINASIILQLLSSVIPSLKELLKEGEEGRKKFQRITRNLTVILGALQGFVVSFGLARSFENVLVIPLWTFTLLSTMTLLAGTMFLLWIGDRITEKGIGNGISVLIFAGIVARYPAYFRTAVLGGLNIFEWIFLLGVMFLMVIGIIYVQQAERRIVVQYASRMVGRRIYGGTSTHIPIKVNHSGVIPIIFGWAIVSIPVGIAQFTSSETLKSLFSMTSPLVITIYAVLIFFFTYFYSVVVFDPKDIAQNIKSYGGYIPGIRPGKPTEQYITRVLNRITFVGALFLVAIALVPYLVQGVTGVSIWLGGTSALIAVGVALDIAQQMEAHLIMRNYEGFVKKGKLPGRR; encoded by the coding sequence ATGTGGAAGGCATTAAAAAACGCTTTTAAAATACCTGAACTTAGAGATAGAATAATTTTCACGTTACTAATGCTTATAGTCTTTAGGCTCGGAATTTACATTCCGGTTCCTGGGGTGAACTTGAAGGCATGGGGGGTTGCGTTTTCTCAAATGGGAACGGGTGCTGCTGGAGGTTTGATGAGTTTTTATGATGTCTTTACAGGTGGAGCATTTAGAAGGTTTTCAATATTTGCAATGAGTGTTACACCATATATAAACGCATCGATTATTTTGCAACTTCTATCTTCAGTTATTCCTTCTTTAAAAGAGTTATTAAAAGAAGGTGAAGAGGGAAGAAAGAAATTTCAAAGAATTACTAGAAATTTGACCGTTATACTTGGTGCATTACAGGGATTTGTGGTTTCATTTGGTCTTGCAAGAAGTTTTGAGAATGTGTTAGTTATTCCTTTATGGACATTTACACTTTTATCTACTATGACATTGCTAGCTGGTACTATGTTCTTATTGTGGATTGGTGATAGGATAACGGAAAAAGGTATAGGAAATGGTATTAGTGTTTTGATATTTGCGGGAATTGTTGCAAGATATCCAGCATATTTTAGAACAGCGGTACTTGGCGGATTAAACATATTTGAATGGATTTTCTTGCTTGGAGTAATGTTCTTAATGGTTATTGGTATTATATATGTACAACAAGCCGAAAGAAGAATAGTAGTACAATACGCATCCAGAATGGTTGGAAGAAGGATATATGGTGGGACTTCAACTCACATTCCAATCAAGGTGAATCACAGTGGAGTTATTCCAATTATATTTGGTTGGGCAATAGTTTCTATACCAGTTGGTATAGCACAATTTACAAGTTCTGAAACTTTAAAATCATTATTTTCAATGACTAGTCCACTTGTGATAACTATTTATGCTGTTTTGATTTTCTTTTTTACGTATTTCTACAGTGTTGTTGTATTTGATCCAAAAGATATAGCACAAAATATAAAGAGTTATGGTGGATACATACCAGGTATTAGACCGGGAAAACCAACTGAGCAATATATTACAAGGGTTTTGAATAGGATAACTTTTGTTGGGGCATTATTCTTAGTTGCAATTGCACTTGTTCCTTACTTGGTTCAAGGTGTTACGGGAGTTAGCATATGGCTTGGTGGTACGAGTGCATTGATTGCTGTTGGTGTGGCACTTGACATAGCTCAACAAATGGAAGCGCACCTTATTATGAGAAATTACGAAGGATTTGTTAAAAAAGGAAAACTCCCAGGAAGGAGATGA
- a CDS encoding adenylate kinase, producing the protein MNIVFLGPPGAGKGTYAKKLANILNIPHISTGDIFREEIASKSDLGKKVEEILKRGELVPDDLTNTIVKERLSKYDCKKGFILDGFPRTVAQAKALDEILKKLGRELGYAIYFEASEEVVVERISNRRICKNCGKIYNLITLPPKVNGKCDVCGGELYQREDDREEVVRKRYKVYMENTFPVIEYYRKDNKLFTVDGSMDVDSVIKEVLNIIRR; encoded by the coding sequence ATGAATATTGTCTTCCTGGGGCCTCCTGGGGCTGGTAAAGGAACTTATGCAAAAAAATTGGCAAATATATTAAATATTCCGCATATATCAACTGGAGATATATTTAGAGAAGAGATAGCTTCTAAAAGTGATCTAGGTAAAAAAGTAGAAGAAATATTAAAACGTGGAGAACTTGTACCAGATGATTTGACAAATACAATTGTAAAAGAAAGGCTTTCAAAATATGATTGTAAAAAAGGATTTATATTAGACGGATTTCCAAGAACAGTTGCTCAGGCTAAAGCTTTAGATGAAATATTGAAGAAACTTGGAAGGGAACTTGGGTATGCAATATATTTTGAAGCAAGTGAAGAGGTTGTTGTTGAGAGAATTAGCAATAGAAGAATTTGTAAAAATTGTGGCAAGATTTATAACTTAATAACTCTTCCTCCTAAGGTTAATGGAAAGTGTGATGTTTGTGGTGGGGAGTTATATCAAAGAGAAGATGACAGAGAAGAAGTTGTAAGAAAAAGATATAAAGTTTATATGGAAAACACATTTCCTGTAATAGAATATTATCGAAAAGATAACAAACTTTTTACAGTGGATGGTAGTATGGATGTTGATTCAGTAATAAAAGAAGTATTAAATATTATCAGAAGGTGA
- the map gene encoding type I methionyl aminopeptidase, translating into MIYIKNKEEIEKIKVASQAVATILKEAEKVAKVGATAWDLEVLAEKILKELKCTPAFKGYHGYPYITTVSVNDEVIHGFPLKKKVFKKGDIVSLDVGAIYDGYYGDGAYTYIIGDTDEVGKKLVETTREALNIAVEILRAGIKLGDISHEIQKYVESNGFNVVRDFVGHGVGRKLHEDPQIPNYGKKGTGVILREGMTIAIEPMVTEGGWHVAILEDGWTVVTVDGKRAAHFEHTLLVKKDGCEVLTQVG; encoded by the coding sequence TTGATTTACATTAAAAACAAAGAAGAAATTGAAAAGATAAAAGTAGCTTCACAAGCGGTGGCTACAATATTGAAAGAAGCAGAAAAAGTTGCAAAAGTTGGTGCAACTGCATGGGATTTAGAGGTTTTGGCCGAGAAGATTTTGAAAGAGTTAAAATGTACTCCGGCGTTTAAAGGTTATCACGGTTACCCATATATTACTACTGTTTCTGTAAATGATGAAGTTATACATGGATTTCCATTGAAGAAGAAGGTATTTAAAAAAGGTGATATAGTTTCGTTAGATGTAGGTGCAATATACGATGGGTATTATGGTGATGGTGCTTACACGTATATAATAGGTGATACCGATGAAGTTGGGAAGAAGTTAGTTGAGACAACAAGAGAAGCATTGAATATAGCAGTTGAAATATTAAGAGCGGGTATAAAACTAGGAGATATTTCTCATGAAATACAAAAATATGTGGAATCTAATGGGTTCAATGTGGTAAGGGATTTTGTAGGTCACGGGGTTGGAAGGAAGCTCCATGAAGATCCACAGATTCCAAATTACGGAAAAAAAGGAACGGGTGTAATATTAAGAGAGGGTATGACTATTGCAATAGAACCTATGGTTACTGAAGGCGGCTGGCACGTAGCAATTTTAGAAGATGGGTGGACTGTGGTTACAGTTGATGGAAAAAGAGCAGCTCATTTTGAACATACTTTGTTAGTAAAAAAAGACGGATGTGAAGTTTTAACCCAGGTGGGGTGA
- the infA gene encoding translation initiation factor IF-1, producing MSNKEDIIKMEGTIVEALPNAMFRVELENGHKILAHISGKMRRNFIRLVPGDKVVVELTIYDLTKGRIVYRKKS from the coding sequence TTGTCAAATAAGGAAGATATTATAAAGATGGAGGGTACCATTGTCGAAGCTTTGCCAAATGCTATGTTCAGAGTAGAATTAGAGAACGGTCATAAGATTTTGGCACATATTAGTGGAAAGATGAGAAGAAATTTTATAAGATTAGTACCAGGAGATAAAGTAGTAGTTGAGTTAACAATTTATGATTTAACCAAGGGAAGAATAGTTTACAGGAAAAAGTCATAG
- the rpmJ gene encoding 50S ribosomal protein L36, whose product MKVQSSVKKRCEHCKIIKRKGRVYVICKVNPKHNQKQG is encoded by the coding sequence ATGAAAGTACAATCATCTGTAAAGAAAAGATGTGAGCATTGTAAAATAATAAAAAGAAAAGGTAGAGTTTACGTTATTTGTAAGGTGAATCCAAAGCACAATCAGAAGCAAGGTTGA
- the rpsM gene encoding 30S ribosomal protein S13, which yields MARIVGVEIPNDKKVEIALTYIYGIGRTRAKLVCEATNVDPNKRVRELNDEEISKIATFIQQNFKVEGELRSEVMQNIKRLIDIGCYRGLRHKLGLPVRGQKTKSNARTRKGPRPSRIKKKK from the coding sequence ATGGCTCGTATTGTTGGTGTTGAAATACCAAATGATAAGAAGGTAGAAATTGCTCTTACTTATATATATGGTATTGGTAGGACTAGAGCGAAATTAGTATGTGAAGCAACAAATGTGGATCCAAATAAAAGAGTAAGAGAATTAAATGATGAAGAAATTAGTAAAATAGCCACATTTATTCAACAGAACTTTAAAGTTGAAGGTGAATTAAGATCAGAAGTAATGCAAAATATAAAGAGGTTAATCGATATAGGATGCTATAGAGGATTAAGGCATAAATTGGGGTTACCAGTAAGAGGTCAAAAGACAAAATCTAATGCAAGAACGAGAAAAGGTCCAAGACCAAGTAGAATTAAGAAGAAAAAATAA
- the rpsK gene encoding 30S ribosomal protein S11, whose product MAKKTRRVVKRKKKISVDRGVVHIKSTYNNTIITLTDPDGKVITWGSGGTAGFQGTRKGTPYAAQLAADQVAKEAVKLGMKKVDILVKGPGSGREAAIRTFQAAGLEIGIIKDVTPIPFNGCRPKKKRV is encoded by the coding sequence ATGGCAAAAAAAACGCGTAGGGTTGTTAAAAGGAAAAAGAAAATATCTGTTGATCGTGGCGTTGTACATATTAAGTCAACATACAACAACACTATTATTACCTTAACCGATCCAGATGGAAAAGTAATCACCTGGGGAAGTGGAGGAACTGCAGGATTCCAAGGAACAAGAAAGGGAACGCCTTATGCAGCGCAACTTGCAGCAGATCAAGTTGCCAAAGAAGCGGTAAAACTTGGTATGAAAAAAGTTGATATTTTGGTTAAAGGACCAGGTTCAGGAAGAGAAGCTGCAATTAGGACTTTCCAAGCAGCGGGACTTGAAATTGGGATTATTAAAGACGTTACACCTATTCCATTTAATGGCTGTAGGCCAAAGAAGAAAAGAGTTTAA
- the rpsD gene encoding 30S ribosomal protein S4 — translation MARYTGPQCKLCRREGMKLYLKGERCFTDKCAFDRRPFAPGDHGRDKKKLTQYGIQLRAKQTMKRIYGVLEAQFRRYYETAAKKTGDTRENLVIQVERRLDNVVYRLGFAVNRTTARQLVNHGHFMVNGRKVTIPSYQVRPGDVIEVREKSRDILPIKNAIELNKDKNRMPWVSVDFDNYKGVYERHPKLEEVIDLPVDVQAIIELYSR, via the coding sequence ATGGCTAGATATACAGGTCCACAATGTAAACTTTGCAGGCGCGAAGGAATGAAGTTGTACCTGAAAGGCGAAAGGTGCTTTACTGATAAATGTGCGTTTGATAGGAGACCTTTTGCTCCAGGTGATCATGGAAGAGACAAGAAGAAGTTAACGCAATATGGTATACAATTAAGGGCAAAACAAACTATGAAAAGGATATATGGGGTACTTGAGGCACAATTTAGAAGATATTATGAGACTGCTGCTAAAAAAACGGGGGATACCCGTGAAAATCTTGTTATACAGGTGGAAAGAAGACTCGATAACGTAGTGTATAGGTTGGGATTTGCAGTTAATAGAACAACTGCAAGGCAGCTTGTAAATCACGGACATTTTATGGTTAATGGAAGAAAAGTAACGATTCCATCTTATCAAGTTAGACCGGGAGATGTGATTGAAGTAAGGGAAAAAAGTAGGGATATTTTGCCAATTAAAAATGCAATAGAATTGAATAAAGATAAAAATAGAATGCCATGGGTTTCAGTGGATTTTGATAATTATAAAGGGGTTTATGAAAGACATCCAAAACTAGAAGAAGTTATTGATCTTCCAGTTGACGTACAAGCAATTATCGAATTGTACTCGAGGTGA
- a CDS encoding DNA-directed RNA polymerase subunit alpha, with product MDFIMPKGLKMEDHSEADEHYYARFVLFPLEKGYATTIGNTLRRVLLSSIPSLVITDVKFVRPEKYHEFDTIEGIKEDIIEILLNLKKVQLKMESYIESPVELSIQHKGEGEIKAGDIIVPAGVTVANPNLHIATANEDADIEIKMYATIGKGFVPAAERNEKPDIGWIVLDGVYNPVLKVNWKVENVRVGKKTDYDKLILEIWTKKNIKPIEALKQSVKIINDHFKLIEESFGDMEDNAIVIETTNTEVIEEMVDEDDVLSRKIDELDLSMRALNCLKRDKIETIGDLLERGEDELLKIKNFGQKSLDEVKEKLKEKFGISFGREEE from the coding sequence ATGGATTTTATTATGCCTAAAGGTCTTAAAATGGAAGATCATTCGGAAGCGGATGAACATTATTATGCCCGGTTTGTTCTTTTTCCGCTGGAAAAAGGATACGCTACAACTATAGGGAATACATTAAGAAGGGTTTTGCTTTCTTCCATCCCATCACTTGTGATAACGGATGTAAAGTTTGTAAGACCAGAAAAATACCATGAATTTGACACTATAGAAGGGATAAAAGAAGATATAATAGAGATACTTTTAAATTTAAAGAAAGTACAACTAAAGATGGAAAGTTACATAGAAAGTCCAGTAGAGTTGAGTATTCAGCACAAAGGAGAAGGAGAAATTAAAGCTGGGGATATTATTGTGCCTGCAGGGGTAACAGTCGCAAATCCAAATCTACACATTGCAACTGCAAATGAAGATGCGGATATTGAAATAAAGATGTATGCAACGATAGGTAAAGGTTTTGTGCCAGCTGCAGAAAGAAATGAGAAACCAGATATAGGATGGATTGTTTTGGATGGAGTATACAACCCTGTTCTTAAGGTTAATTGGAAAGTTGAGAATGTTAGGGTTGGTAAAAAGACTGACTATGATAAATTGATTTTAGAAATCTGGACTAAGAAAAATATAAAACCTATAGAAGCATTAAAACAATCTGTTAAGATAATAAATGATCACTTTAAGTTAATTGAAGAAAGTTTTGGTGATATGGAAGATAATGCAATTGTAATTGAAACTACAAACACAGAAGTGATTGAAGAAATGGTAGATGAAGATGATGTTTTAAGTAGAAAGATAGATGAGCTAGATCTGTCCATGAGAGCATTAAATTGTTTAAAGAGGGATAAAATAGAGACAATAGGAGATTTGCTTGAAAGAGGAGAAGATGAATTGTTAAAAATTAAAAACTTCGGACAAAAATCCCTAGATGAGGTAAAAGAAAAGCTGAAGGAAAAGTTTGGAATAAGCTTTGGAAGGGAGGAAGAATGA
- the rplQ gene encoding 50S ribosomal protein L17 — protein MRHRMKKHRIGRYGSHRRSLLRNLSREIIEHGSIITTTKKAKAAQEFFEKLMTKAIKAKKADKKEREVALRREIFKALGDRKLVNKLVDEIAPKYLDRPGGYTAIYKIGPRRGDGAEMSLIKLVIEE, from the coding sequence ATGAGACACAGAATGAAAAAACATAGAATTGGAAGATATGGAAGTCATAGAAGATCCTTGCTAAGAAATTTATCAAGGGAAATTATAGAACATGGTAGTATAATTACTACCACCAAAAAGGCAAAAGCGGCACAAGAATTTTTTGAAAAATTAATGACAAAGGCAATAAAGGCGAAAAAGGCAGATAAAAAAGAAAGAGAAGTAGCTTTAAGAAGGGAAATTTTCAAAGCATTAGGTGATAGAAAATTAGTTAATAAACTCGTTGATGAAATTGCACCAAAATATCTTGATAGGCCAGGTGGATACACGGCTATTTATAAAATAGGTCCAAGAAGAGGCGATGGTGCAGAGATGTCATTGATAAAACTTGTAATAGAAGAGTAA